The proteins below are encoded in one region of Mus caroli chromosome 10, CAROLI_EIJ_v1.1, whole genome shotgun sequence:
- the Zfr2 gene encoding zinc finger RNA-binding protein 2 isoform X1 produces MAASSSSGLAQGTNPSSSTQSSSTFPLPATGASYTVQFTPKMESTASLALAPASQPPAPGGGVAVGYSCSQPHANQGPTSSSQPRGPVPTSASAHQEDGHSYREKVTKSRTDSRERPARSLCRPGPSSRSPDSDSVSPGPQRPPPSSQRASQKLQAPSPPPAPVGSDPWGGPVLGPWDPTFTSDSLPFLDRLPKPKAGPRPPSMHYCEVCRVSCAGPQTYRDHLEGQKHRKKQAAQRTSTQPSGGPRGSQSLHCGLCAVSCTGADAYAAHMRGARHQKVFKLHTRLGKPIPSEPTPRSVTYTRGSDSTPETSVKHEAHARHSSHTQGRPAPAKGSAASRKGPPELQTMHGRPGDRRPSHFKVEATRGGPGEASGSSGDMAPVGTEYVEEVCSDQGKVIRFRCKLCECSFNDRNARDMHLTGRRHRLQYRKKVDPTLPVAARPSGPIQRVLAKRLQRHRQQAQTQLEDTQRWDSELRQQEEHSRQPEETPQPQVEEQLPGLPAWALPAPTTRPGMATARRQSGRRPESSDDRHVMCKHASIYPTEEELQAIQTAVSHTERALRLVSDTLAEESSQHGTLASPPPRMLKGVVRVGILAKGLVLRGDHSVQLTLLCSKKPTHSLLQRIKQELPRELSIVAEDKYEVSSDHDANIVISACVEPGVKVTVSATSPLMREDPSVKQGQQDALSDPEDVLDRERCLETLAALRHAKWFQARASGLQPCVIVIRVLRELCRCLPPWGALPAWAMELLVEKVLSTAPRPLSPGDAMRRVLEYVATGALLTDGPGLQDPCEKGPQDALEPMTPQQREDLTASAQRALRLVAFRQIHKVLHMEQLPPRTRFGAGARARKRMREASQAQEGTRERKRGRQGTAGLP; encoded by the exons ATGGCGGCTAGCAGCTCTTCCGGCCTCGCGCAGGGCACCAACCCGTCGTCCAG CACCCAGTCGTCCTCCACTTTCCCCCTCCCAGCTACTGGGGCCAGCTACACTGTGCAGTTTACCCCCAAAATGGAGAGCACCGCCAGCCTGGCCCTGGCCCCCGCCAGCCAGCCGCCTGCACCTGGAGGAGGAGTCGCGGTAGGGTATAGCTGCTCCCAGCCCCACGCCAACCAGGGCCCCACATCCAGCAGCCAGCCCCGGGGTCCTGTGCCTACCTCTGCATCTGCCCACCAG GAGGATGGTCACAGCTACCGAGAAAAGGTGACCAAGAGCCGCACAGACTCACGGGAGCGGCCAGCCAGGTCGCTCTGCAGGCCAG GACCAAGCTCCCGCAGCCCTGACTCGGACTCAGTGTCACCCGGCCCGCAGCGTCCTCCGCCCTCCTCCCAGCGAGCCTCGCAGAAGCTGCAGGCACCGTCCCCACCGCCGGCTCCCGTGGGCTCGGACCCGTGGGGTGGCCCTGTCCTCGGGCCCTGGGACCCCACCTTTACCAGCGACTCGCTGCCGTTCCTGGACAGGCTGCCGAAGCCCAAGGCGGGCCCCAGGCCGCCCTCTATGCACTACTGCGAGGTCTGCAGGGTCAGCTGCGCGGGGCCGCAG ACCTATCGGGATCACCTGGAAGGGCAGAAGCACCGGAAGAAGCAGGCGGCTCAGAGGACCAGCACACAGCCCAGTGGAGGTCCCAGAGGATCCCAGAGCCTCCACTGTGGCCTGTGTGCTGTGTCCTGCACGGGGGCTGACGCCTATGCTGCGCACATGAGGGGAGCCAGGCACCAGAAG GTCTTCAAGTTGCACACCAGGCTAGGGAAGCCCATTCCCTCCGAGCCCACACCACGGAGTGTCACCTACACCCGAGGTTCGGACAGCACCCCCGAGACCTCAGTCAAGCATGAAGCTCATGCCCGTCACAGCTCACACACCCAAGGCCGGCCAGCACCAGCCAAGGGATCAGCAGCCTCACGCAAGG GGCCACCTGAGCTGCAGACAATGCATGGCCGACCTGGAGACAGGCGGCCATCACACTTCAAGGTGGAGGCCACCAGGGGAGGCCCTGGGGAAGcttcagggagctctggagacaTGGCACCAGTGGGCACAGAGTACGTTGAGGAG GTGTGTAGTGACCAGGGGAAGGTGATCCGCTTCCGATGCAAGCTCTGCGAATGCAGCTTCAATGACCGGAACGCCAGAGACATGCACCTGACTGGACGCCGGCACCGGCTGCAGTACAGA AAGAAAGTGGATCCTACACTTCCAGTAGCTGCCCGGCCCAGTGGCCCCATTCAGAGGGTGCTGGCCAAGAGGCTGCAGAGGCACCGGCAGCAGGCACAGACACAGCTGGAGGATACACAGCGCTGGGACTCTGAGCTGAG gcagcaagaagaacACAGTAGGCAGCCTGAGGAGACTCCACAGCCCCAGGTTGAGGAGCAGCtaccagggcttcctgcatgggCATTGCCAGCTCCCaccaccagaccagggatggccACTGCACGGCGCCAG TCAGGGCGTCGGCCGGAGAGCAGCGACGACCGTCATGTCATGTGTAAGCATGCCTCCATCTACCCCACGGAAGAAGAGCTGCAGGCCATCCAGACAGCCGTGTCCCACACAGAGCGAGCCCTCAGACTGGTGTCAGACACCCTGGCGGAGGAGAGCAGCCAGCATGG CACCCTGGCGTCCCCACCACCGAGGATGCTGAAGGGTGTGGTGCGGGTTGGCATTCTGGCCAAGGGCCTGGTCCTCCGTGGGGACCACAGTGTGCAGCTGACCCTGCTCTGCTCCAAGAAGCCCACGCACTCCCTGCTGCAGAGGATCAAGCAGGAGCTGCCCCGAGAGCTGTCT ATAGTGGCAGAAGACAAGTACGAGGTCTCATCTGACCATGACGCCAACATTGTTATCTCAGCTTGTGTGGAGCCCGGGGTGAAGGTCACCGTGTCTGCCACCTCACCTCTGATGCGGGAAGATCCCTCTGTAAAACAAG GACAGCAAGATGCTCTGTCCGACCCAGAGGACGTCCTAGACCGGGAGAGGTGCCTTGAGACCCTGGCAGCCCTCCGCCATGCTAAGTGGTTCCAG GCTCGAGCCAGCGGCCTGCAGCCATGCGTGATCGTCATCAGGGTTCTGAGGGAGCTGTGCCGCTGCCTGCCTCCCTGGGGAGCCCTGCCTGCCTGG GCCATGGAACTGCTGGTGGAGAAAGTTCTAAGCACTGCACCCCGGCCCCTGAGCCCAGGGGATGCCATGCGTCGGGTCCTGGAGTATGTAGCCACAGGCGCGCTCCTGACAG ATGGTCCGGGGCTACAGGACCCTTGTGAGAAAGGTCCACAGGACGCCCTGGAGCCCATGACCCCACAACAGCGAGAAGACCTGACAGCCAGTGCGCAG CGTGCCCTGCGTCTTGTGGCCTTCCGGCAGATACACAAGGTCCTTCACATGGAACAGTTACCTCCACGGACCAGATTCGGGGCCGGGGCTCGGGCCCGGAAGAGGATGAGGGAGGCTAGTCAGGCCCAGGAGGGCACCAGGGAGAGGAAGCGGGGCCGGCAGGGCACAGCAGGGCTGCCTTGA
- the Zfr2 gene encoding zinc finger RNA-binding protein 2 isoform X2, giving the protein MNGGPSSTQSSSTFPLPATGASYTVQFTPKMESTASLALAPASQPPAPGGGVAVGYSCSQPHANQGPTSSSQPRGPVPTSASAHQEDGHSYREKVTKSRTDSRERPARSLCRPGPSSRSPDSDSVSPGPQRPPPSSQRASQKLQAPSPPPAPVGSDPWGGPVLGPWDPTFTSDSLPFLDRLPKPKAGPRPPSMHYCEVCRVSCAGPQTYRDHLEGQKHRKKQAAQRTSTQPSGGPRGSQSLHCGLCAVSCTGADAYAAHMRGARHQKVFKLHTRLGKPIPSEPTPRSVTYTRGSDSTPETSVKHEAHARHSSHTQGRPAPAKGSAASRKGPPELQTMHGRPGDRRPSHFKVEATRGGPGEASGSSGDMAPVGTEYVEEVCSDQGKVIRFRCKLCECSFNDRNARDMHLTGRRHRLQYRKKVDPTLPVAARPSGPIQRVLAKRLQRHRQQAQTQLEDTQRWDSELRQQEEHSRQPEETPQPQVEEQLPGLPAWALPAPTTRPGMATARRQSGRRPESSDDRHVMCKHASIYPTEEELQAIQTAVSHTERALRLVSDTLAEESSQHGTLASPPPRMLKGVVRVGILAKGLVLRGDHSVQLTLLCSKKPTHSLLQRIKQELPRELSIVAEDKYEVSSDHDANIVISACVEPGVKVTVSATSPLMREDPSVKQGQQDALSDPEDVLDRERCLETLAALRHAKWFQARASGLQPCVIVIRVLRELCRCLPPWGALPAWAMELLVEKVLSTAPRPLSPGDAMRRVLEYVATGALLTDGPGLQDPCEKGPQDALEPMTPQQREDLTASAQRALRLVAFRQIHKVLHMEQLPPRTRFGAGARARKRMREASQAQEGTRERKRGRQGTAGLP; this is encoded by the exons ATGAATGGGGGACCCTCCAG CACCCAGTCGTCCTCCACTTTCCCCCTCCCAGCTACTGGGGCCAGCTACACTGTGCAGTTTACCCCCAAAATGGAGAGCACCGCCAGCCTGGCCCTGGCCCCCGCCAGCCAGCCGCCTGCACCTGGAGGAGGAGTCGCGGTAGGGTATAGCTGCTCCCAGCCCCACGCCAACCAGGGCCCCACATCCAGCAGCCAGCCCCGGGGTCCTGTGCCTACCTCTGCATCTGCCCACCAG GAGGATGGTCACAGCTACCGAGAAAAGGTGACCAAGAGCCGCACAGACTCACGGGAGCGGCCAGCCAGGTCGCTCTGCAGGCCAG GACCAAGCTCCCGCAGCCCTGACTCGGACTCAGTGTCACCCGGCCCGCAGCGTCCTCCGCCCTCCTCCCAGCGAGCCTCGCAGAAGCTGCAGGCACCGTCCCCACCGCCGGCTCCCGTGGGCTCGGACCCGTGGGGTGGCCCTGTCCTCGGGCCCTGGGACCCCACCTTTACCAGCGACTCGCTGCCGTTCCTGGACAGGCTGCCGAAGCCCAAGGCGGGCCCCAGGCCGCCCTCTATGCACTACTGCGAGGTCTGCAGGGTCAGCTGCGCGGGGCCGCAG ACCTATCGGGATCACCTGGAAGGGCAGAAGCACCGGAAGAAGCAGGCGGCTCAGAGGACCAGCACACAGCCCAGTGGAGGTCCCAGAGGATCCCAGAGCCTCCACTGTGGCCTGTGTGCTGTGTCCTGCACGGGGGCTGACGCCTATGCTGCGCACATGAGGGGAGCCAGGCACCAGAAG GTCTTCAAGTTGCACACCAGGCTAGGGAAGCCCATTCCCTCCGAGCCCACACCACGGAGTGTCACCTACACCCGAGGTTCGGACAGCACCCCCGAGACCTCAGTCAAGCATGAAGCTCATGCCCGTCACAGCTCACACACCCAAGGCCGGCCAGCACCAGCCAAGGGATCAGCAGCCTCACGCAAGG GGCCACCTGAGCTGCAGACAATGCATGGCCGACCTGGAGACAGGCGGCCATCACACTTCAAGGTGGAGGCCACCAGGGGAGGCCCTGGGGAAGcttcagggagctctggagacaTGGCACCAGTGGGCACAGAGTACGTTGAGGAG GTGTGTAGTGACCAGGGGAAGGTGATCCGCTTCCGATGCAAGCTCTGCGAATGCAGCTTCAATGACCGGAACGCCAGAGACATGCACCTGACTGGACGCCGGCACCGGCTGCAGTACAGA AAGAAAGTGGATCCTACACTTCCAGTAGCTGCCCGGCCCAGTGGCCCCATTCAGAGGGTGCTGGCCAAGAGGCTGCAGAGGCACCGGCAGCAGGCACAGACACAGCTGGAGGATACACAGCGCTGGGACTCTGAGCTGAG gcagcaagaagaacACAGTAGGCAGCCTGAGGAGACTCCACAGCCCCAGGTTGAGGAGCAGCtaccagggcttcctgcatgggCATTGCCAGCTCCCaccaccagaccagggatggccACTGCACGGCGCCAG TCAGGGCGTCGGCCGGAGAGCAGCGACGACCGTCATGTCATGTGTAAGCATGCCTCCATCTACCCCACGGAAGAAGAGCTGCAGGCCATCCAGACAGCCGTGTCCCACACAGAGCGAGCCCTCAGACTGGTGTCAGACACCCTGGCGGAGGAGAGCAGCCAGCATGG CACCCTGGCGTCCCCACCACCGAGGATGCTGAAGGGTGTGGTGCGGGTTGGCATTCTGGCCAAGGGCCTGGTCCTCCGTGGGGACCACAGTGTGCAGCTGACCCTGCTCTGCTCCAAGAAGCCCACGCACTCCCTGCTGCAGAGGATCAAGCAGGAGCTGCCCCGAGAGCTGTCT ATAGTGGCAGAAGACAAGTACGAGGTCTCATCTGACCATGACGCCAACATTGTTATCTCAGCTTGTGTGGAGCCCGGGGTGAAGGTCACCGTGTCTGCCACCTCACCTCTGATGCGGGAAGATCCCTCTGTAAAACAAG GACAGCAAGATGCTCTGTCCGACCCAGAGGACGTCCTAGACCGGGAGAGGTGCCTTGAGACCCTGGCAGCCCTCCGCCATGCTAAGTGGTTCCAG GCTCGAGCCAGCGGCCTGCAGCCATGCGTGATCGTCATCAGGGTTCTGAGGGAGCTGTGCCGCTGCCTGCCTCCCTGGGGAGCCCTGCCTGCCTGG GCCATGGAACTGCTGGTGGAGAAAGTTCTAAGCACTGCACCCCGGCCCCTGAGCCCAGGGGATGCCATGCGTCGGGTCCTGGAGTATGTAGCCACAGGCGCGCTCCTGACAG ATGGTCCGGGGCTACAGGACCCTTGTGAGAAAGGTCCACAGGACGCCCTGGAGCCCATGACCCCACAACAGCGAGAAGACCTGACAGCCAGTGCGCAG CGTGCCCTGCGTCTTGTGGCCTTCCGGCAGATACACAAGGTCCTTCACATGGAACAGTTACCTCCACGGACCAGATTCGGGGCCGGGGCTCGGGCCCGGAAGAGGATGAGGGAGGCTAGTCAGGCCCAGGAGGGCACCAGGGAGAGGAAGCGGGGCCGGCAGGGCACAGCAGGGCTGCCTTGA
- the Zfr2 gene encoding zinc finger RNA-binding protein 2 isoform X3, with product MAASSSSGLAQGTNPSSSTQSSSTFPLPATGASYTVQFTPKMESTASLALAPASQPPAPGGGVAVGYSCSQPHANQGPTSSSQPRGPVPTSASAHQEDGHSYREKVTKSRTDSRERPARSLCRPGPSSRSPDSDSVSPGPQRPPPSSQRASQKLQAPSPPPAPVGSDPWGGPVLGPWDPTFTSDSLPFLDRLPKPKAGPRPPSMHYCEVCRVSCAGPQTYRDHLEGQKHRKKQAAQRTSTQPSGGPRGSQSLHCGLCAVSCTGADAYAAHMRGARHQKGHLSCRQCMADLETGGHHTSRWRPPGEALGKLQGALETWHQWAQSTLRRLLHGHCPSNTGMVLPLVCSDQGKVIRFRCKLCECSFNDRNARDMHLTGRRHRLQYRKKVDPTLPVAARPSGPIQRVLAKRLQRHRQQAQTQLEDTQRWDSELRQQEEHSRQPEETPQPQVEEQLPGLPAWALPAPTTRPGMATARRQSGRRPESSDDRHVMCKHASIYPTEEELQAIQTAVSHTERALRLVSDTLAEESSQHGTLASPPPRMLKGVVRVGILAKGLVLRGDHSVQLTLLCSKKPTHSLLQRIKQELPRELSIVAEDKYEVSSDHDANIVISACVEPGVKVTVSATSPLMREDPSVKQGQQDALSDPEDVLDRERCLETLAALRHAKWFQARASGLQPCVIVIRVLRELCRCLPPWGALPAWAMELLVEKVLSTAPRPLSPGDAMRRVLEYVATGALLTDGPGLQDPCEKGPQDALEPMTPQQREDLTASAQRALRLVAFRQIHKVLHMEQLPPRTRFGAGARARKRMREASQAQEGTRERKRGRQGTAGLP from the exons ATGGCGGCTAGCAGCTCTTCCGGCCTCGCGCAGGGCACCAACCCGTCGTCCAG CACCCAGTCGTCCTCCACTTTCCCCCTCCCAGCTACTGGGGCCAGCTACACTGTGCAGTTTACCCCCAAAATGGAGAGCACCGCCAGCCTGGCCCTGGCCCCCGCCAGCCAGCCGCCTGCACCTGGAGGAGGAGTCGCGGTAGGGTATAGCTGCTCCCAGCCCCACGCCAACCAGGGCCCCACATCCAGCAGCCAGCCCCGGGGTCCTGTGCCTACCTCTGCATCTGCCCACCAG GAGGATGGTCACAGCTACCGAGAAAAGGTGACCAAGAGCCGCACAGACTCACGGGAGCGGCCAGCCAGGTCGCTCTGCAGGCCAG GACCAAGCTCCCGCAGCCCTGACTCGGACTCAGTGTCACCCGGCCCGCAGCGTCCTCCGCCCTCCTCCCAGCGAGCCTCGCAGAAGCTGCAGGCACCGTCCCCACCGCCGGCTCCCGTGGGCTCGGACCCGTGGGGTGGCCCTGTCCTCGGGCCCTGGGACCCCACCTTTACCAGCGACTCGCTGCCGTTCCTGGACAGGCTGCCGAAGCCCAAGGCGGGCCCCAGGCCGCCCTCTATGCACTACTGCGAGGTCTGCAGGGTCAGCTGCGCGGGGCCGCAG ACCTATCGGGATCACCTGGAAGGGCAGAAGCACCGGAAGAAGCAGGCGGCTCAGAGGACCAGCACACAGCCCAGTGGAGGTCCCAGAGGATCCCAGAGCCTCCACTGTGGCCTGTGTGCTGTGTCCTGCACGGGGGCTGACGCCTATGCTGCGCACATGAGGGGAGCCAGGCACCAGAAG GGCCACCTGAGCTGCAGACAATGCATGGCCGACCTGGAGACAGGCGGCCATCACACTTCAAGGTGGAGGCCACCAGGGGAGGCCCTGGGGAAGcttcagggagctctggagacaTGGCACCAGTGGGCACAGAGTACGTTGAGGAG ATTGCTCCATGGCCACTGCCCCAGCAACACCGGGATGGTACTTCCATTG GTGTGTAGTGACCAGGGGAAGGTGATCCGCTTCCGATGCAAGCTCTGCGAATGCAGCTTCAATGACCGGAACGCCAGAGACATGCACCTGACTGGACGCCGGCACCGGCTGCAGTACAGA AAGAAAGTGGATCCTACACTTCCAGTAGCTGCCCGGCCCAGTGGCCCCATTCAGAGGGTGCTGGCCAAGAGGCTGCAGAGGCACCGGCAGCAGGCACAGACACAGCTGGAGGATACACAGCGCTGGGACTCTGAGCTGAG gcagcaagaagaacACAGTAGGCAGCCTGAGGAGACTCCACAGCCCCAGGTTGAGGAGCAGCtaccagggcttcctgcatgggCATTGCCAGCTCCCaccaccagaccagggatggccACTGCACGGCGCCAG TCAGGGCGTCGGCCGGAGAGCAGCGACGACCGTCATGTCATGTGTAAGCATGCCTCCATCTACCCCACGGAAGAAGAGCTGCAGGCCATCCAGACAGCCGTGTCCCACACAGAGCGAGCCCTCAGACTGGTGTCAGACACCCTGGCGGAGGAGAGCAGCCAGCATGG CACCCTGGCGTCCCCACCACCGAGGATGCTGAAGGGTGTGGTGCGGGTTGGCATTCTGGCCAAGGGCCTGGTCCTCCGTGGGGACCACAGTGTGCAGCTGACCCTGCTCTGCTCCAAGAAGCCCACGCACTCCCTGCTGCAGAGGATCAAGCAGGAGCTGCCCCGAGAGCTGTCT ATAGTGGCAGAAGACAAGTACGAGGTCTCATCTGACCATGACGCCAACATTGTTATCTCAGCTTGTGTGGAGCCCGGGGTGAAGGTCACCGTGTCTGCCACCTCACCTCTGATGCGGGAAGATCCCTCTGTAAAACAAG GACAGCAAGATGCTCTGTCCGACCCAGAGGACGTCCTAGACCGGGAGAGGTGCCTTGAGACCCTGGCAGCCCTCCGCCATGCTAAGTGGTTCCAG GCTCGAGCCAGCGGCCTGCAGCCATGCGTGATCGTCATCAGGGTTCTGAGGGAGCTGTGCCGCTGCCTGCCTCCCTGGGGAGCCCTGCCTGCCTGG GCCATGGAACTGCTGGTGGAGAAAGTTCTAAGCACTGCACCCCGGCCCCTGAGCCCAGGGGATGCCATGCGTCGGGTCCTGGAGTATGTAGCCACAGGCGCGCTCCTGACAG ATGGTCCGGGGCTACAGGACCCTTGTGAGAAAGGTCCACAGGACGCCCTGGAGCCCATGACCCCACAACAGCGAGAAGACCTGACAGCCAGTGCGCAG CGTGCCCTGCGTCTTGTGGCCTTCCGGCAGATACACAAGGTCCTTCACATGGAACAGTTACCTCCACGGACCAGATTCGGGGCCGGGGCTCGGGCCCGGAAGAGGATGAGGGAGGCTAGTCAGGCCCAGGAGGGCACCAGGGAGAGGAAGCGGGGCCGGCAGGGCACAGCAGGGCTGCCTTGA
- the Zfr2 gene encoding zinc finger RNA-binding protein 2 isoform X4: MGDPPDGPELGVLIPDEWGTLQEDGHSYREKVTKSRTDSRERPARSLCRPGPSSRSPDSDSVSPGPQRPPPSSQRASQKLQAPSPPPAPVGSDPWGGPVLGPWDPTFTSDSLPFLDRLPKPKAGPRPPSMHYCEVCRVSCAGPQTYRDHLEGQKHRKKQAAQRTSTQPSGGPRGSQSLHCGLCAVSCTGADAYAAHMRGARHQKVFKLHTRLGKPIPSEPTPRSVTYTRGSDSTPETSVKHEAHARHSSHTQGRPAPAKGSAASRKGPPELQTMHGRPGDRRPSHFKVEATRGGPGEASGSSGDMAPVGTEYVEEVCSDQGKVIRFRCKLCECSFNDRNARDMHLTGRRHRLQYRKKVDPTLPVAARPSGPIQRVLAKRLQRHRQQAQTQLEDTQRWDSELRQQEEHSRQPEETPQPQVEEQLPGLPAWALPAPTTRPGMATARRQSGRRPESSDDRHVMCKHASIYPTEEELQAIQTAVSHTERALRLVSDTLAEESSQHGTLASPPPRMLKGVVRVGILAKGLVLRGDHSVQLTLLCSKKPTHSLLQRIKQELPRELSIVAEDKYEVSSDHDANIVISACVEPGVKVTVSATSPLMREDPSVKQGQQDALSDPEDVLDRERCLETLAALRHAKWFQARASGLQPCVIVIRVLRELCRCLPPWGALPAWAMELLVEKVLSTAPRPLSPGDAMRRVLEYVATGALLTDGPGLQDPCEKGPQDALEPMTPQQREDLTASAQRALRLVAFRQIHKVLHMEQLPPRTRFGAGARARKRMREASQAQEGTRERKRGRQGTAGLP; the protein is encoded by the exons ATGGGGGACCCTCCAGATGGGCCTGAATTGGGGGTTCTAATCCCTGATGAATGGGGGACCCTCCAG GAGGATGGTCACAGCTACCGAGAAAAGGTGACCAAGAGCCGCACAGACTCACGGGAGCGGCCAGCCAGGTCGCTCTGCAGGCCAG GACCAAGCTCCCGCAGCCCTGACTCGGACTCAGTGTCACCCGGCCCGCAGCGTCCTCCGCCCTCCTCCCAGCGAGCCTCGCAGAAGCTGCAGGCACCGTCCCCACCGCCGGCTCCCGTGGGCTCGGACCCGTGGGGTGGCCCTGTCCTCGGGCCCTGGGACCCCACCTTTACCAGCGACTCGCTGCCGTTCCTGGACAGGCTGCCGAAGCCCAAGGCGGGCCCCAGGCCGCCCTCTATGCACTACTGCGAGGTCTGCAGGGTCAGCTGCGCGGGGCCGCAG ACCTATCGGGATCACCTGGAAGGGCAGAAGCACCGGAAGAAGCAGGCGGCTCAGAGGACCAGCACACAGCCCAGTGGAGGTCCCAGAGGATCCCAGAGCCTCCACTGTGGCCTGTGTGCTGTGTCCTGCACGGGGGCTGACGCCTATGCTGCGCACATGAGGGGAGCCAGGCACCAGAAG GTCTTCAAGTTGCACACCAGGCTAGGGAAGCCCATTCCCTCCGAGCCCACACCACGGAGTGTCACCTACACCCGAGGTTCGGACAGCACCCCCGAGACCTCAGTCAAGCATGAAGCTCATGCCCGTCACAGCTCACACACCCAAGGCCGGCCAGCACCAGCCAAGGGATCAGCAGCCTCACGCAAGG GGCCACCTGAGCTGCAGACAATGCATGGCCGACCTGGAGACAGGCGGCCATCACACTTCAAGGTGGAGGCCACCAGGGGAGGCCCTGGGGAAGcttcagggagctctggagacaTGGCACCAGTGGGCACAGAGTACGTTGAGGAG GTGTGTAGTGACCAGGGGAAGGTGATCCGCTTCCGATGCAAGCTCTGCGAATGCAGCTTCAATGACCGGAACGCCAGAGACATGCACCTGACTGGACGCCGGCACCGGCTGCAGTACAGA AAGAAAGTGGATCCTACACTTCCAGTAGCTGCCCGGCCCAGTGGCCCCATTCAGAGGGTGCTGGCCAAGAGGCTGCAGAGGCACCGGCAGCAGGCACAGACACAGCTGGAGGATACACAGCGCTGGGACTCTGAGCTGAG gcagcaagaagaacACAGTAGGCAGCCTGAGGAGACTCCACAGCCCCAGGTTGAGGAGCAGCtaccagggcttcctgcatgggCATTGCCAGCTCCCaccaccagaccagggatggccACTGCACGGCGCCAG TCAGGGCGTCGGCCGGAGAGCAGCGACGACCGTCATGTCATGTGTAAGCATGCCTCCATCTACCCCACGGAAGAAGAGCTGCAGGCCATCCAGACAGCCGTGTCCCACACAGAGCGAGCCCTCAGACTGGTGTCAGACACCCTGGCGGAGGAGAGCAGCCAGCATGG CACCCTGGCGTCCCCACCACCGAGGATGCTGAAGGGTGTGGTGCGGGTTGGCATTCTGGCCAAGGGCCTGGTCCTCCGTGGGGACCACAGTGTGCAGCTGACCCTGCTCTGCTCCAAGAAGCCCACGCACTCCCTGCTGCAGAGGATCAAGCAGGAGCTGCCCCGAGAGCTGTCT ATAGTGGCAGAAGACAAGTACGAGGTCTCATCTGACCATGACGCCAACATTGTTATCTCAGCTTGTGTGGAGCCCGGGGTGAAGGTCACCGTGTCTGCCACCTCACCTCTGATGCGGGAAGATCCCTCTGTAAAACAAG GACAGCAAGATGCTCTGTCCGACCCAGAGGACGTCCTAGACCGGGAGAGGTGCCTTGAGACCCTGGCAGCCCTCCGCCATGCTAAGTGGTTCCAG GCTCGAGCCAGCGGCCTGCAGCCATGCGTGATCGTCATCAGGGTTCTGAGGGAGCTGTGCCGCTGCCTGCCTCCCTGGGGAGCCCTGCCTGCCTGG GCCATGGAACTGCTGGTGGAGAAAGTTCTAAGCACTGCACCCCGGCCCCTGAGCCCAGGGGATGCCATGCGTCGGGTCCTGGAGTATGTAGCCACAGGCGCGCTCCTGACAG ATGGTCCGGGGCTACAGGACCCTTGTGAGAAAGGTCCACAGGACGCCCTGGAGCCCATGACCCCACAACAGCGAGAAGACCTGACAGCCAGTGCGCAG CGTGCCCTGCGTCTTGTGGCCTTCCGGCAGATACACAAGGTCCTTCACATGGAACAGTTACCTCCACGGACCAGATTCGGGGCCGGGGCTCGGGCCCGGAAGAGGATGAGGGAGGCTAGTCAGGCCCAGGAGGGCACCAGGGAGAGGAAGCGGGGCCGGCAGGGCACAGCAGGGCTGCCTTGA